CAAGCAAGGGGATGGAGCCCGATCCACAGGACGAGATGCTGGCGGGGGGCACGCAGGTAATGAGGCCCACGGCCCCTGCAGTCGCCATCACCTTCCCCCTAGCATGTTTGAACTCAGCTGCACCATCCCCCTGGAGAAGGACCTGAAGATTGAGCTGTATGACTTTGACCTGTTTTCACCTGATGATAAGATTGGAAGCACAGTCATTGACCTTGAAAACCGACTTCTGTCTGGCTACGGAGCTCGCTGTGGGCTCTCCCAGTCGTACTGCAAGTGAGCATGAAGCTGACCCAGGGCAAGGGTTAGGGACGGTGGGGGTGTGAACCACAGCTCCCTTGCAAGAGGCCTGCATCCTGAGCTGGGGCCCCAGGGCCTGGACCCTCCAAGGGCCCTGCACACTGGGCATCTTACAGCTCAAAGGAGCGTGTTCCCAGAACACACACGGCCCTCGtcttcctctctcctgtccccacagGTCAGGGCCCTTTAGGTGGAGGGATCAGGTGCCCCCCAGCTTCCTCTTGGAACACCACGCGAAGCGGAAAGGCCTGCCTCCGCCTCTGTTCAGCCCTGAAGATGACTCTGTTTTCTACAATGGGAGAAAATTCAAACTGCAGCACTTTGGTAAGTAGAGTACACTGCCTGCCGGGAAAAACACAGCCCAGGCCTTGGAAACAGGGAGGCCCAGGATGGCAAAGCTGCCAGAGGGCACCCCCTACCCCCTTCCTCCTGTGGAGGGCAACCATAGGCACTGTCCTGAGTGGGCAAGGGGAAGGCGAGGGGGCTCTAATGACCTCATAATCCCTTCCTTCCGCCGCTCCAATCTAGAGCCCCAGCCCCCCAGTGCTCGCTACTTGGGACCTAAGAGGGAGCGCCTGGCATTGCACCTTCTGCACACCCAGGGGCTGGTACCCGAGCACATCGAGACCCGCACGCTGTACAGCGACAGCCAGCCAGGCATCGACCAGGTAGGAGACTGCAGGGGCTGGACCAGGAGGGGGGAGCCCACCCACTCaggacagagccccagacagATGAGGGGAAGGAAAGGCCGAGCAGATGCCCACGTGCAGGAGACACGCACGGTCTGCCCAGGTTACTAAGCAACAATTTCCATGATGCCACTTAGAATGGAGAGGTTCAGAAAAGCCGCGTGCGGGAGCCAGGCAGAGCACCACTGCAGGATACACCCAAACGGCTAGCACCCAAGGCCAACAGCGCCTCAGGCTCTCCTGAGGGCGGGCGGGCAGCAGCCCGGCTCGGAGTGCACACATCACAGCCACGGTTTGGCTGTTAATTGCAGGCTGTGTTTTCTCCAAGGCGAGGAACCccaaagagaaggaataaaaaatcCCACAGGCCCCATTATCCACCCTCCAGCCGCCAGAATGGCTCACCTCCTTCTCCACATTTCTCAAGCTGATACCACATTCTAGACACAAAGCTCTCtgcccagcatttttttttaaaaaaagcattctCATCAAACCTGTTTGCTCAAATGGGgtcaacttcaaaaaataaaaattaggtcAGGTAGTTTGAAATAATATGTTTATCTTTCTTCCAAGGTTGGCAgttccattcttttccttttttctctccttttttctcacCATTTTCATCCCTTTCTTAGACCTCTGTGCTTTATCTTCCTATCTTTTGGATGTGGTTACACACCCTAAAGCGACTTGGAAATCTGGACTGGCCATCTAGTTTGCACTCAGTTAGGGTCAATGAGCTGATTAGTAAGTGAAGCCCCTGGAGCCGTCCAGAGGCTTCTAGCATCACCTGCTAAATGGCATACACCCTCCAGACCCCAGTCATGATGACATCCCGATGCCGTGGCCATCAGCCTGGAAGCCATCATACACCAATCTGACTGCATTGTTCTCccagccaaaaaaagaaaaagcggAAGCTGGTGGGGGGTTACCTGACTTCCCATCATTCTACCTCACAGACACTGTGCCAGCCCTCAGTGCCTCCACAGAGATCAGCAACCAAGGACAGGGCTCCCCAGGCCAGCATGCTGAGGATAGAGGCTAGCGAACCCCAGCCAACTAATCCATCTCCCTTCTAGGGAAAGGTACAAATGTGGGTGGACATCTTCCCCAAGAAGCTGGGGCCTCCTGGCCCCCCTGTCAACATCAGACCCAGGAAGCCTAAAAGGTGAGTGTGGGCACACTTCCGGGGGCAGCCTTCCCAGGGGCGGGGCACCAGTGAGTTCTCAGCCCTCAGGGCAGTTATGCTCCTCTGCTGGACACCCTGGGGGCTTCTTCCCTGAGGCCCCCAGTGCAGCTGGACTGTGGGCACGGAGGGCAGAGGGCAGTCACCCAGCCTCTCTTCCTCACCAAGGCTGCCGCTGGCTTCAGGTACGAGCTGCGCTGCATTATCTGGAAAACTGCCCAGGTGGACCTGAAGAGCGTCAGCTTAAGTAATGAGAAGATGAGTGACATCTACATTAAAGGGTGAGGCAGAAGGGCAGGGCGCCAGCAGTTCCCCAAGTTCCCCATTTCCAGCTTCCCTGCATGTCCTCCCCGTCCTTCTACTCCGCCCAGCGTCCCTCCACAGGGCTGCAGCTCAGGGGTGGGACAGTGCACATGAACCCCAGGTGAGAGGACTCTGGCCCCAGGTGGTTATTCGGGCTGGAGAAGGACAGGCAGACAACGGACATCCATTACCACTCCCTCACTGGGGAGGGCAGCTTCAACTGGCGCTTCACCTTCACAATGGACTACCTGGCAGCCGAGCAAGTGTGCGTCCTGAGCCAGAAGGTAGCCGGCCTGGGGTGGGCTCCTCTTCCCCCCTCTCCCGCTAGATACCCGCAAGCTGCACCACAACACTCGGAAGGAGGCCTCGGGAAAAACCCTCTTCCTTGACAGCCCATTATGCAGGGTAGGGACCTCCTAGGGTGGCCAAGATGACTCTCCAAGGAGACTGGCGATAACAGGCTCCTCTGCCGTCCCCCAGGACTACATCTGGAGCATGGACCCCACAGAGATGAAGTTCCCGCCCAAGCTCATCATCCAGGTCTGGGACAATGACATCTTCTCCCCTGATGACTTCCTAGGTAAGGTCCTGGCATGGGGCCCGGGACCTTGGGACACGGAGCTCCTTGCTGACGGCATTTCTCTGGGCTCAGGGGTCCTGGAGCTGGACCTGTGTGACATGCCCCTGCCAGCCCAGCACGCCAAGCTGTGCTCTGTCAGGATGATGGACACGGACTCCATGTGGCCCCACTTCCTCCAGCACCAGCGCTTCTCCCTCTTTAAGAAGAAGGCTGTCACCGGCTGGTGGCCTTGCCAGGTCCTCGAGAATGGCAAATGGCGCTTGTCGGTAGGAGCTGGGGAAGGTGTCCACTGCAAGGACTGCTGTGCCCCGTCATGTGGCTCTAACAGCACCCTGAGGGCTGCGGCTAGTCCCTTTCTCTGTGGGTCCTGGGAGGGGGCTGCTGCTATGGTAACTCAGCCCGCCCCCACCACCTGCACCACGGTGTTTCTAGGGTAAAGTGAAGATGACGCTGGAGATTCTGTCAGAGAAGGAAGCCTTAATCAGGCCAGCTGGGCGTGGCCAGTCAGAACCCAACCAATACCCCACACTTCACCCTCCCCTGTAAGGGTCCTGCGGGGTACAGGTGCCAAAGCTTTCTCATTCACAAGATGAACTGTGGGGCCCAGCCATTTGTATGGGGCAGTGACCAAGGGCCTACAGTGGAGGGGTAGTTCCTTCCACCACCCCAGCTCAATGCTCGGTGACCATCGGGAGAGAACAGCCAAGGTGTGGGGTAGCGGGGCGGGGAAAGCAAGCTCTTTGCTCTGGATAAGCCTTCTGCCCTCTCTCCTCCGGCATCAACCCTGCTCGCGGACAGACACACCAACCCCATGCTTACATGGTTTCAGTCACCATTTAGAAACTTGTGCCATGTTTTCTGGAAACGCTACCGCTTCAAAATCATAGCCGTCTCAATCATATCGATTATCGGGCTTATGCTATTCAGCTTCATGTATTCAACTCCGGTGAGTGCTGACCACGGGGACAGTGGGGACGGGGACAAAGGCACGGGCTGTTCTGGGTTGACTCTGAAGAGAGGCTTCCAAGTGTGACCTCAGGCTAACCGTCGCCTGCTCTCCCTAGAGCTATCTGGCCATGAGCTGGGTCAAACCTGAACTTCGGCTGAATGCGCCCATTAAAATATTCACCAGTGTCATCAATTCACTCAACACCAGCAATGGCAGCTCTCCCACCCTCGCCACGCGGCACCCGGGCCCAGAACCTGCAGCACACGATGACCTGAAACCCCTCCTCCAAGGCCCCAAGAATCACCTGCAGGACATTTTTCCGGAACTCCCAGCCCCGGAAGGCTAATTTGCCCGTATGTGCCTGGCTTCTCTCTGCCCACCGTCAGCCCTGCCCGGGGCTTCCTGCCAGTTCCCTGTTCTCATCTTCCGGGACAGCAAGGGGCCAGGGACATTCTAGCCATTCTGCTCAGAGCACTTGCAGCACAGGGCAAAGCTGTACTTTTCCACTAAAATAAACAAGCTTTATAGAACAGAGAGCCACCTTGTGATCTGGGGGGCTGAAGACAACATGAGAGGCTGAAAACGACGGCTTGTGGACAGTCTCACAAGCACAGGGCATAATGTCACCTTTCCATGCTACCTCTGGTCTTCAGGGTCTCCTCCACTCTGAGACGCTCTGACGTcaaagggaagcagagggaagggTGACTGTGAGGGGAGAAATGGCTCTGTGGGGTAAGCAGCTGGCCACGACCACACTGTCACCCTCAGTGTGTGCACACGAGAGCCACATCACAGAGCGGGCAAGGCTTCCTCTAGGGAACAGCTGGGATTCCAGTGCCCCATTCGTGAGGGAAATGTTTGTTTCTAGAACAAAAAGAGGTAGGGCAAGACACACTATGCTTGGTCCGAAGGCTTCCCAGGCTGGGTGGGGGGTGCTTTCAGGTCTTCCCCTCCTTCTTTAAAAAGCCTCAGGCACGCGTGAGCCGGACTCACTCATACCCCTCCTCCACAGTGAGACCCCCTCCTGGGCCATGTCAAGAGCCCAGGGGTCTCTGCAAGTTCCCCTTGAACCCAAAGGAGACAAAACAGCCATTTGCTTTTTTCAGTTCTGCCTGGTCTAGGCTGTAGATCTCAGCTCGTCCTCTGGAGCTGCACTGTCACTGTGGGGATGTTAGGAGGATCCCACCTGACTCCCACCTGCAGCCAGCCCCAGGCACTTAGTAAGCACCTGGAAAGGACATAAGAGAGCCCAAGAGAAGGAAACCCACCTGGCCAAGGTGGCCCTCCTCCCCTTGTGAGCCGAGCTGAGGACTTCCCAGCCCAGAAGAGGTAGGGCAAGAATGGGCTTGCTCAGGAAAACCGCCTGGACCCTCCCCAATCCCACCCTCAGAAGGAAGCACACTGAGTCAGGAGCTCAGGTTTGGTTTCCATCAGTCATTTACAAATCTCCCTCAGGCTACACAAGCGCTTGGCGGGGGAGCTCAGAGCAGGCCCTCAGGGAGACTCTGGCCCCCTGCCGGTTTCATCACGGGGCAGCCAGGTGAGCAGCATGGACCCCTTGTCAAGTAAGGCAGTGGCATAAGGGCGGGCCTGGAGGGTGACACGCAGGCCCCGGTGCTCAGTGACAACAGTCTCTCCCAGTCACGGGACCACGGTCTATCGCCCCCGACGAGTGACCTGAGAACAGCAGCTCTCTTATCCATTAGGAAGAGAAGCCAGATCTCCTCCCGGGCAGTGCCCAGACCGAGGCTGGAAGAAAGCGTCCTTGCATTTTGAACACTCAACGCAGGATTCCAAAGACCATGACAGACACAAAACATGCAGCTAAGGGATTCCAGATGATCCAGAAACGTCTCCATGTGGTCAGATCACACAGCAAACGTTGCTTTCTGGGTCAAGACCTGGCCAGTGTCACAGTTAATCCCACGGCCTCCATGAAATCTTCCAAGCTTCTTAACTTGCACACCAGCTTCCAGCCAAACGTGACTGAGGGCGTAAAGGGACCTTACTGGGAAGGTCACGAACACGCCAACAGAACCTAGAAGCACGCTGACAGACAAAGGCTCGCACAGGGAGCCAGAGCAGCCAGCCCTTTCCTCTGGCCACGCAGTGAGGGCCAGGGAAACCGCCTGTTCTGTAGCCCCGACAGGCAGCCATCGGCTGTCTTCTCCAGCTGAGCCTGGACTTGGAAGGACATTGAACAGAGGGGAGGAGGTGAGGCGGGAAGAGTTTCCATCCAGAGTGCCAAGGAGAGCTCCTCAGGTGGACAGAGGCTCAAAGAGCAAACTCCAATGACTGGATGGCGGGAAGGTGTGAGGAGTTTTCCATTCTCTGCAGATTTCAATGTGAAGCATGAGGGTCCCGAGTCCAACGCCAAGGCAGCCGCCTCTGAAGTTCTGTTCTATGATCTGGGCGTCGTGACAGCAGAGACTGCCTCAGGGAAAGGCACATCACCGCCACGTGGCCCTGGGTGGGTGTGCGTCCTGAACCAGAGCCAGAGGGGCCCACGGGTGACCACGGGAACGCAGTGTCCTTGCATTCAAAGCTCCAGTGACAACAGAGCCCCTGACCAGAGGCTGGAGACTGGAGGAGACTGCCGGGCTGCGCGCAGGCCAGCAcctgcccctcccacaccccatGGTGACAGCCACAGAGGTGGCGGCAGGAGGGCTCAGTAGAAACGCTTCCGGCTCTTTTCCTGCCACTTGTTATAGAGTATGATCCCAATGACAATGGCAAATACGGAAAACACCAGAGAGAAGAAGACGATGAGGAAGAGGGCCAGGCCACTCAGGGGTGCCAGAGGGGCTGTCACTGAGGGAGCGAGAGAGGAGCAAGTCAGCATCAGGGATCCAGCCTGCTGGGAAAGACCACCCAACAAGCTCTCCCCAATTCTGCCGCCCATTTCCGGGGACAGAGCCCGGACTCTCTCTTTCCAGATGCCTCAGTCTGAACACAAAGCAGCCTCCTCCTGCTCATCTGTACCCTGGAGACAAGTGACAAGCAGGTGCCAGTGCTCCGTATTCCTCAGGGGGAGGACACAGAGGAGGTGGCCCTGAGAGCCGTGGGCGCAGGTTACCTCAGAACCCCCACatggctgcccctcccccactgtggGCCAGTCCCCAGGGTCCCCTGGGTCCCTGTGCTCACTCTCAGGCAGCTTCATGTTGTCCACCGAGGGCAAGAACACGTCTCGATGCAGCTTCTCCTCTTCTGGGGTCCTATCCACTGTCAGCTCGAACAGTTTCAGGGAGATGATGTCATGGTTGTCTACAGGAAGAAGAACAAGAATCGCTCAAGCCCCCAGGAAAGACAGATCTGAGAGTATCTCGGGTCAAGCTTCTGCTTCACAGCTGACTAGCAGTGACCTTGAAAAAATACCTGAGacctctctgttttctcatctaaaaataaGAATAGGGGTGGGGAATAGTCTATACTATTCTGTACTTAAAGTTTTTATCAACAAGCATGCATCACCAACATCACCTAAAATTGAGAGACAATACCAGGGTGAACCCCACATGATGTATAGACCTTCTAGCAGTGAGAGGAGAGCCAGCAGCATGCAATTTCCACTCAGTGGGAAGGACACACATGGGCGAGAGGGGAAAGGGCCTCACGGGGCTGCCTGATGGCCCCGCACGGGCACGGCTACGCCATGGGACACATTCCCCTTCTGGACAGGGCTTAATGCTTTGCAGCTCCGTGTAACTGGGAATCTCACCAGTAGTTACGAGAGAAAGGATCGAGGACTTCGGGACGcactttgttctctttttgaaGTATCATCATAAACTCATCAATTAAACACATTTGATGTGTCCCAGTGTTCACCACACTGATGCCCAGCTCAATCCAGCGTGCTCCAGCAGGAGCCTGTTCAAGTAGGCTCTTGAGTTCTCTCACGTGAACCCAAAAGTTCTGGATATCTCCCTTGCTCTTCTGGGAAGTTCCCGCTGGAACCCTTCCTGCCTCAGACctgccatttctccaagaagcctaGTTCCTCTCAGTGGATACTGGTCTCCAGAGATCACAAACCTGAGTGCCGGGGGAGTTCTTGGCTACTCGGTTGGTTAAGGGGACTGGATTTCTTGCTGTTTCTATTACTAGGATGACATCCACACCTGCTTGGACTCAGAATTTTTAGCCAACCCCAGACAGTAGAATACTGGATTTGCCTTCCGTTAGAAAAACATTTCCACTGTCAGAACTGAGTTCAAACCATGGACAGGATACAAGGCCAGGCCCATGCATCTTACATGTGGGGCAGCAAAGGCTTGGGTGGCTGGGACGTGCCCCCAGTTTCTCAGATGTCCTCGACCAGCCACTGTGTAACAGTAGGAGGACATCAACAAGAAAGACCTCCAGAGTAAGACACAGTTTGCATTTAGGGGTATCTATGGGCAGAGGTCACAGAATTGCTAACCAGGTATTACCACCAACAACCAGAGCAAAGAACTCCTTTGGATGAACAAAAAATGACTGTATTCTCTTTGGCAACATCTAACAGTTCCCACAACAAATCCCATCTAACAAATTCCCACTGAAAAGCACATTGAGAGGTTAACTGATAGGGTCCAGAAACCTGTAGGCTCCGAAGAAAACTCGCAGCAGACTCGGATACATCTTTCACCTTGAGTCACATAAACGGGGTTACGTAGCAGACCTAAGGCTGCCTCCTGTCCCTGAGCCGCGGGGGTGTCCCACAGCGTCAGCCCGCATGCACAGTATTCAGAACCCAGCTGCCAAAAGCCAAGCCCTTACGGGACACAAGCAGAACAACAGGCAGAGCGGGATAGGGAGCAGCGCCGCGAGGGGAGCTTCCTACATCTGGACTGTGGCAGTGATGACATAGGTGTGAGTATTTGTCACAACTCTTCACACTATGTATTTCTGTTGTATGGAAAACACACCCCAAtaaaggtgattttttaaaaaattagttgccaggatttaaaaaatcagatttcatttttaaaatcgaAGATTCCCAGCTTCTGTTGAAACACTAGAAGACATGGCCTCACTGAGCCGAGTTTTTCTTAGCTGGAACTGAGTGGTTATTGCTCACTTCAGTGGGTGTTTGCCTTTCCTTTTTGCCACTAGAAAATACTATTTCATATTGGCTTTATTCCTAATAAATTATGTCAAAAGCTCCGGTTCTTTACCTCTTCTCAAACAACGTGTGATGGGGCTAAAGCCAAGGGGGAGAACAAGCAGCAAGAGAAGCCCCACAGCAACGAGGAGGAAGAAAGCCCCACGGAGCCAGCGAAGCAAAAGCAGCAGGTGCCATTAGTGCCACATCATCACAGCGGGTGAGAGCTTCAGAGTGACGGGCCAGCGGGCCAGCCGGGCTGCACAGAGGACAGGACGCAGATGAGGACCCAGAAGGGTACCGCCCACAAGGAGTGCTAACAGCGCAGCAGACACAGGCCCAGAGAAGCACGCACAGCACAGAAGCGGGTGGCTGGAAATGAGCACCTGAAAACACGACAGCCAAAAGCCTGAGCCAAAAGGAGGGTCTGGGGGTTGGTCAGAAGAGGGATGGCAGAGTCAAGGGGATGCCTTGTTAAGAGAAGAGGAACTGAGCACGTCAGGAGGGTAGAAAGGCGGCCCCAGAGACGGGAAAGTGTGGAACTCTAAACCCAGGCTGGAGCGGGCTCCGTGAAGAGGCAGACACGGCTGTCCCTTGGCACCGACGTCTCCTGGGACAGCTGTCTGAGGACAGCTGAGGCCTGGGGTTGTAGGATCTGGGAACCCAAGTGCAGGAACACAAGCACTCCCAGGAAACCTGCTTCCCAGAGCTCCGCCTGCCTGGCTCTCCCTGAGAAGCCTCACTGAGGCCTGGCTACCGAGATGTGACCTTGGTCAGGGCGCACAGGGCGTGCACACAGGTGGCAGTACCTGAGAGGTCTCCAGTGAGGGAGGAGGTGCCAAAGTAGTAGCCACGGGGCAGGCGGACCCCGGGCACCTCGATGCAGTCCCTCCACTCGTGCTTGCCATCAATGTCCATCATTACCTGGAATAGAAAAAGAGGTCAGGGCAGGCCACGGAGCAGAAGCCAGACAAGCCACGCTGCCAGCTGGTCCAGCACAGGGACTTACCGTCAAATGCCTCTTCACATAGCGGATCACAAGGAAGGTGTCATAATGGAGGTTGCGGACGATGGCCGTACAGCCGCCTAGCTCTGTGGGCCGTCCATCTCGCTCATGATCATAGCTGAGGGAGCCATTGTTCACCATGGCTGAGATGTAGGGGAACACCCGCTGGGAAAGCAGACGACAGTAAGGGAGTACTCAGCAACGCAAACAGCAACAGGAGCTGTGCACATACAAGCCGAGCCCCTTTGTGACCACACGACCCTCGGCCTCACCGCCGACAGCCCCCGAGAACCCACATTTTGATGGTCACTCAGGAGATATGGCCCAGGAAGCAACCGAACTCCGTCCCTGCCTTCAGGAATACTCCTTGCACAGACTCGGGTGGGTCTGAAATGGCCCCTGTAAGCCGCGGTGTCTGACTCGAACCCTCCCAGAGACTACCAGGCACTGATACTCTGCCCAAGACTAATGCTCTTCTGTTTATGCATATAcacctatctatatctatcaacTGCCATGTAAACTTCTTAGAGAAAAAGATCATTTATCACGCGCTTTGCATGTCTCCACCTCagctccatccccaccccaccccctacccgTGAGAATACCTACACACAGCAGGTATTCTGAAAATACCTGTTTGATCAGGGAAATTTTTCCCTTCAGGATAGTTCCTTTCAAATGGTAAAACCCTCCCACGTGATGCTCACTGGACTGGGACTCAGAGAACTGCCAGAACCGATCTCCAGCTGTGATGCCTGTTCTCAGTCAAAAGACCTTCCGGCCCACTAAGCTTCAGCCACACACAGCTTCTCCCAATCTAACACTCAGGGCGAGTTTCCCCCGCTGCAAGTCTGCTCAGATCCCACCCATTCCCCCACCTACTTCGGAGGCCCTCTCTCACCAGTAGAGTTCAGGAGCAAACTCTTCCCTAGGAGCGATGAGCTAACCATCCCAGAGCGAGCCGGGTGCCGGGCAGTGCAGA
This DNA window, taken from Rhinolophus ferrumequinum isolate MPI-CBG mRhiFer1 chromosome 13 unlocalized genomic scaffold, mRhiFer1_v1.p Super_scaffold_3, whole genome shotgun sequence, encodes the following:
- the LMAN2L gene encoding VIP36-like protein isoform X2 encodes the protein MATTLAPSGWWRRWRWFLSAQDGSRMLFLLFLLGSWQGPRQVGAGQTFEYLKREHSLSKPYQGVGTGSSSLWNLMGNAMVMTQYVRLTPDMQSKQGALWNRVPCFLRDWELQVHFRIHGQGKKNLHGDGLAIWYTKDRMQSGPVFGNMDKFVGLGVFVDTYPNEEKQQERVFPYISAMVNNGSLSYDHERDGRPTELGGCTAIVRNLHYDTFLVIRYVKRHLTVMMDIDGKHEWRDCIEVPGVRLPRGYYFGTSSLTGDLSDNHDIISLKLFELTVDRTPEEEKLHRDVFLPSVDNMKLPEMTAPLAPLSGLALFLIVFFSLVFSVFAIVIGIILYNKWQEKSRKRFY
- the LMAN2L gene encoding VIP36-like protein isoform X4; the encoded protein is MDKGRRICTGTAWQSGTQRIGCSQRVFPYISAMVNNGSLSYDHERDGRPTELGGCTAIVRNLHYDTFLVIRYVKRHLTVMMDIDGKHEWRDCIEVPGVRLPRGYYFGTSSLTGDLSDNHDIISLKLFELTVDRTPEEEKLHRDVFLPSVDNMKLPEMTAPLAPLSGLALFLIVFFSLVFSVFAIVIGIILYNKWQEKSRKRFY
- the LMAN2L gene encoding VIP36-like protein isoform X1 — encoded protein: MATTLAPSGWWRRWRWFLSAQDGSRMLFLLFLLGSWQGPRQVGAGQTFEYLKREHSLSKPYQGVGTGSSSLWNLMGNAMVMTQYVRLTPDMQSKQGALWNRVPCFLRDWELQVHFRIHGQGKKNLHGDGLAIWYTKDRMQSGPVFGNMDKFVGLGVFVDTYPNEEKQQEAQKRRYSPGVQRVFPYISAMVNNGSLSYDHERDGRPTELGGCTAIVRNLHYDTFLVIRYVKRHLTVMMDIDGKHEWRDCIEVPGVRLPRGYYFGTSSLTGDLSDNHDIISLKLFELTVDRTPEEEKLHRDVFLPSVDNMKLPEMTAPLAPLSGLALFLIVFFSLVFSVFAIVIGIILYNKWQEKSRKRFY
- the LMAN2L gene encoding VIP36-like protein isoform X3; amino-acid sequence: MDKGRRICTGTAWQSGTQRIGCSQAQKRRYSPGVQRVFPYISAMVNNGSLSYDHERDGRPTELGGCTAIVRNLHYDTFLVIRYVKRHLTVMMDIDGKHEWRDCIEVPGVRLPRGYYFGTSSLTGDLSDNHDIISLKLFELTVDRTPEEEKLHRDVFLPSVDNMKLPEMTAPLAPLSGLALFLIVFFSLVFSVFAIVIGIILYNKWQEKSRKRFY